The following are encoded together in the Lactuca sativa cultivar Salinas chromosome 1, Lsat_Salinas_v11, whole genome shotgun sequence genome:
- the LOC111915209 gene encoding cytokinin riboside 5'-monophosphate phosphoribohydrolase LOG3, translating to MELNGEMKVSKFKRICVFCGSSQGKKSSYQDAAIELGKELVSRNIDLVYGGGSIGLMGLVSQAVHDGGRHVIGVIPKTLMPRELTGETVGEVKAVADMHQRKAEMAKHSDAFIALPGGYGTLEELLEVITWAQLGIHDKPVGLLNVDGYYNSLLSFIDKAVEEGFISPSARHIIVSAPTAKVLVRKLEEYVPSHEGVASKLNWEIEQQLEFTDYDISR from the exons ATGGAGCTAAATGGTGAAATGAAGGTGTCAAAGTTCAAGAGGATTTGTGTTTTCTGTGGGAGTAGTCAGGGCAAGAAAAGCAGCTATCAAGATGCTGCAATTGAGCTTGGAAAAGAATTG GTTTCAAGAAACATCGATTTGGTGTATGGTGGAGGTAGCATTGGGTTAATGGGATTGGTTTCGCAAGCTGTTCATGATGGTGGTCGCCATGTCATTGG GGTCATTCCGAAGACACTCATGCCTCGAGAG TTGACTGGTGAAACAGTAGGAGAAGTTAAAGCAGTGGCAGATATGCACCAAAGGAAAGCTGAGATGGCTAAGCATTCTGATGCTTTTATTGCTTTACCAG GTGGGTATGGCACTCTTGAAGAGCTTCTTGAAGTCATAACATGGGCTCAACTTGGAATTCATGATAAGCCT GTCGGATTGCTGAATGTTGATGGTTACTACAATTCGTTACTCTCGTTCATTGACAAAGCGGTTGAAGAAGGCTTTATTAGCCCAAGTGCTCGCCACATCATCGTTTCGGCTCCTACTGCTAAAGTTTTGGTTCGCAAATTGGAG GAGTATGTGCCAAGCCATGAAGGTGTTGCTTCAAAGTTGAACTGGGAAATTGAGCAACAACTTGAATTCACTGACTATGATATCTCTAGATGA